AGTGGGTGTTCTACGAGGGCCCGCCGACCGCCAACGGCATGCCCGGCGCGCACCACATCGAGGCCCGCGTCTTCAAGGACGTCTTCCCGCGCTTCCGCACCATGCGCGGCTACCACGTCGCCCGCAAGGCCGGCTGGGACTGCCACGGCCTGCCGGTCGAGCTCGCCGTCGAGAAGGAACTCGGCTTCGCGGGCAAGAAGGACATCGAGGCGTACGGCATCGCCGAGTTCAACGCCAAGTGCCGTGAGTCGGTGACCCAGCACACGGACGCCTTCGCCGAGCTGACGACCCGCATGGGTTACTGGACCGACCTCGACGACGCGTACCGCACCATGGACCCGTCGTACATCGAGTCGGTCTGGTGGTCGCTGAAGGAGATCTTCAACAAGGGCCTGCTGGTCCAGGACCACCGCGTCGCCCCCTGGTGCCCCCGCTGCGGCACCGGCCTCTCCGACCACGAGCTGGCGCAGGGGTACGAGACGGTCGTGGACCCGTCCGTCTTCGTCCGCTTCCCGCTGACGAGCGGCCCGCTGGCCGGCGAGGCGGCCCTCCTGGTGTGGACCACCACCCCCTGGACCCTGGTCTCCAACACCGCCGTCGCCGCGCACCCCGACGTCACATACGTCGTCGCGACGAACGGCGAGGAGAAGCTCGTCGTCGCGGAGCCGCTGCTGGAGAAGGCGCTCGGCGAAGGCTGGGAGACCACCGGCCGGTCCTTCACGGGCGCGGAGATGGAGCGCTGGACGTACGACCGCCCCTTCGCCCTGGTGGAGTTCCCCTCGGAGGCCCACTACATCGTCAACGCCGAGTACGTGACGACCGAGGACGGTACGGGTCTGGTCCACCAGTCCCCCGCCTTCGGTGAGGAGGACCTCAAGGTCTGCCGTGCGTACGGCCTGCCGGTGGTCAACCCGGTCCGCCCCGACGGCACCTTCGAGGAGGATGTGCCGCTGGTCGGCGGTGTCTTCTTCAAGAAGGCCGACGAGACCCTCGTGGACGATCTGCAGGCCCGCGGCCTGCTCTTCAGGCACGTCCCGTACGAGCACAGCTACCCGCACTGCTGGCGCTGCCACACGGCGCTGCTCTACTACGCGCAGCCGTCCTGGTACATCCGCACCACGGCCATCAAGGACCGGCTGCTCGAGGAGAACGAGAACACCAACTGGTTCCCCGACTCGGTCAAGCAGGGCCGGTACGGCGACTGGCTGAACAACAACATCGACTGGGCGCTGTCGCGGAACCGCTACTGGGGCACGCCGCTGCCGATCTGGCGCTGCGAGGAGAACCACCTCACCTGCGTCGGCTCGCGCACCGAGCTGACCGAGCTGACGGGCACGGACCAGTCGGCACTGGACCCGCACCGTCCGTTCATCGACGATGTGACGTTCCCCTGCCCGACCTGCCAGGGGACCGCGACGCGCGTCCCCGAGGTCATCGACGCCTGGTACGACTCGGGTTCGATGCCGTTCGCGCAGTGGGGCTATCCGTACAAGAACAAGGAGCTCTTCGAGAAGCGCTATCCGGCGCAGTTCATCTCGGAGGCGATCGACCAGACGCGTGGGTGGTTCTACACGCTGATGGCCGTCGGCACGCTCGTCTTCGACAAGTCCAGTTACGAGAACGTGGTCTGCCTCGGCCACATCCTCGCCGAGGACGGCCGCAAGATGTCCAAGCACCTGGGCAACAGCCTGGAGCCGATCCCGCTGATGGACCAGCACGGCGCCGACGCGGTCCGCTGGTTCATGGCGGCCGGCGGCTCCCCGTGGGCGGCGCGGCGCGTGGGCCACGGCACGATCCAGGAGGTCGTCCGCAAGACGCTCCTGACGTACTGGAACACGGTGGCCTTCCAGGCGCTGTACGCCCGTACGTCCAACTGGGCGCCGTCCGCGGCGGATCCGGCGCCGGCCGAGCGCACGGTCCTGGACCGCTGGCTGCTGAGCGAGCTGGGCGCGCTGGTGGACCAGGTCACTTCGGCCCTGGAGTCGTACGACACCCAGCGCGCCGGCAAGCTCCTCTCCTCGTTCGTCGACGATCTGTCCAACTGGTACGTACGCCGCTCGCGCCGCCGCTTCTGGCAGGGCGACAAGGCGGCACTGCGCACCCTGCACGACGTGGTCGAGACGGTCACCCGCCTGATGGCTCCGCTGACCCCCTTCATCACGGAGCGGGTCTGGCAGGACCTGATCGTCCCGGTGACGCCGGACGCGCCCGAGTCGGTCCACCTGTCGACCTGGCCGGCAGCCGACCTGGACGCGATCGACCCCACGCTCTCCTCCCAGATGGCGCTGGTGCGCAGGCTGGTGGAGCTGGGCCGCGCGACGCGTGCGGAGTCGGGTGTCAAGACCCGTCAGCCGCTGTCCCGCGCGCTGGTCGCGGCGACGGGCTTCGAGTCGCTCCCGCCCGCGTTGCACGCCCAGATCACGGAGGAGCTGAACGTCTCGTCCCTGGCCTCTCTCTCGGAGGTCGGCGGCTCACTGGTCGACACGACGGCCAAGGCGAACTTCCGCGCGCTGGGCAAGCGCTTCGGCAAGGGCGTCCAGGCGGTGGCGAAGGCGGTCGCCGAGGCGGACGCGGCGGCACTGTCCCTGGCCCTGCGCGGGGGCAACGCGTCGGTCTCCGTGGACGGCGAGACCGTCTCCCTCTCCCCGGACGAGGTCATCATCACGGAGACCCCGCGCGAGGGCTGGTCGGTGGCCTCCGACTCGGGCGCGACGGTCGCCCTGGACCTGGAGATCACTCCGGAGCTCCGCCTGGCGGGCCTGGCGCGTGACGCGATCCGCCTGATCCAGGAGGCCCGCAAGAACAGCGGCCTGGACGTGGCGGACCGGATCGCGGTGCGCTGGTCCTCCTCGGACCCGTCGACGGCGGAGGCACTGTCGGCGCATGCGGAGCTGATCGCGGACGAGGTGCTGGCGACGAGCTTCACGCCGGACGAGCCGGACGCCGGCTTCGGCCCCCTGTTCACGGACGAGGGCCTGTCCCTGACGTTCCGCCTCCGCAAGGTCTGACGCCGGGCCCGTACGGCCTTCGGCCGTGTCCTCAATCGCCGGACGGGCTGACTCTGTCAGCCCCGCCGGCGATTGAGGCGCGGGGTCCGGGGCGGAGCCCTGGTCAGGGGAAGGGGCGGGGTGGGGAACAAGCCCCCGCAGGCGACCCCGCACGCTGCGCACGCAAAAGGGCCGGGCCCGGGACATCAGTCCCGGGCCCGGCCCTCAGCCTGCCGACGGCTACGCGCTGTCCGCGCGACCCGCCGCCCTCAGTTGTCGTCCTCGTCGATCAGGAACCCACGCATCGGCGACGGCGCCTGCTGCATCGGCTGCGGCGCCTGCGGCCGCACCGGTGCCATCGGCTGGGTCATCGCCGGCGACATCTGCTGCTGGCCGCCGTACGACGGGGCACCGCCCATGGACGGGTTGCCACCCATCGGCTGGCCCATCGACTGCCCCATGGACGGGTTGCCACCCATGGTGTGACCCATCGCACCCGCACCGGCCGGAGCCATCGAGGGCGACGGCGGCAGCGAAGCGGCCACGGGCCCCCGCGGCGGCGCCAGCGAGTCGTCCGCCTGGGTCTCCAGCTGACGCAGCTGGCTCTCCAGGTACGACTTCAGCCGGGTCCGGTACTCGCGCTCGAAGCCTCGCAGGTCCTCGACCTTGCGCTCCAGCGTGGCGCGCGCGGACTCCAGCGAGCCCATCGCGACGCGGTGCTTCTCCTGAGCGTCCCGCTCCAGTGCATCGGCCTTGGCGCGGGCATCCCGCTCCAGGCCCTCGGCGCGGCTGCGCGCCTCGCCGACGATCTTGTTGGCCTCGGAACGGGCCTCCGCGATCGCCTGGTCGGCGGTCTGCTGCGCCAGCGAGAGCACACGCGCGGCACTGTCGCCGCCAGGTCCCTGCTGCGGCATCTGCGGACCGTGACCGCCCATGGGGCCGCCCATCGGTCCACCCATGGGACCGCCCTGCATCGGGCCGTGGCCGTGCGGGCCCTGCGGGCCACCGTGGCTGGGGCCGGCGGGCAGCTGCGGCGCACCACCGGGCAGCTGGGGCGGACCCATCTGCGGGGGCTGCTGCTGGACCGGCGGTCCGGATATGGCGGCGGGCACCGGTGCACCGGGCCCACGGCCGTCCTGCTGCTCCGGCGGCTTGCGCATACCTTGCTGCTGCTGGTTCTGCGCCGCCGCACGGGTCGCCGCGGCCAGCTTGGCGCGCAGGTCCTCGTTCTCGCGGAGCAGGCGGGTCAGCTCGGACTCGACCTCATCGAGGAAGGCATCAACCTCGTCCTCGTCATAGCCTTCTCGGAGGCGGACGGTCGTGAACTGCTTGTTCCGCACGTCCTCGGGAGTCAGCGGCATCTCTTCTTCACCTCTACGTAGTCGTCGGCAGTCGGCAAGACCGTATCGTTCACACGCTGCTCGCAAAGTTGTTCACGATGCTGATCAGGATGTAGACGATGATCATCAGAACGAAGAAGGACAGGTCGAGTGCCACGCCCCCGAGACGCAACGGCGGGATGAACCGCCGCAAAAGCTTGAGCGGTGGATCGGTGACAGTGTAGGTGGCCTCCAGAACGACCACCATCGCCTTGCCGGGTTGCCATGAGCGCGCGAACTGAAAAACGTAGTCCATGACCAGCCGGAAAATCAGCACGATGAGGAAGCACATCAGCGCGATGTAGACCACCTGTAGTGCGACGCCCATCCCGCGCTTCCCTCTCCCCTGGCTCTCATCATTCCGGCCTTGCGGCCGGGTCGTTCCGGTGTCGTATTTCTCAGCTCTGGTTGAAGAACCCGCCCTCTGCGATGCGGGCCTTGTCCTCCGCCGTGACATCGACGTTAGCAGGCGACAACAGGAACACCTTCTGCGTCACCCGCTCAATGCTGCCATGCAGGCCGAAGACGAGTCCCGCGGCAAAGTCGACAAGTCGCTTCGCGTCCGTGTCGTCCATCTCCGTGAGATTCATGATCACCGGGGTGCCCTCGCGGAAGTGTTCCCCGATGGTACGGGCCTCGTTATAGGTCCGCGGGTGCAGCGTGGTGATGCGGTACGGCTCCCGCTCGGACACGACCTTGGGCATGATCACCGGTGCGTTCTTCTCCAGGCTCGGACGTTCAGGTGTGATGGATGCCACGGGGGCGATTCGTGCCGGACGTCCACTTTCAGCGAGAAGCGGAACCGGCTCGCGCTGCGCGGGGGGCTGCACCACCCGCATCGGCTCTTCCCGCTCCACCTGGTGCGGGGGCTGGTGCCGGCGGTGGTCCCGCTCGGGCTCCGGCTCGGGTTCGAAATCGTCATCGGGATCGAAACCCCGGCCGTCGTACCCATCGTCCTCCACGAGGCCGAGGTAGACCGCCATCTTGCGCATCGCGCCGGCCATTCTCTGAGTCCTCCGCTCTGTGGTGGATCGGCATCGTCACCAAGTGCCGGCGATCCACTCGGTCTACCCGCGTTGTGACGGGAATGACCATATTTTCTGCTGTGGTCCGACTTGCTTCGCGACGTTACCCGAGCCGGGGTCGGTCTCCGAGTACCGCAGTGCCGACGCGCACATGTGTCGCTCCGGCCGCCACTGCTTGTTCGAGGTCCGCACTCATCCCTGCTGACACCATGTTCGCAGCCGGATGCCCGGCGCGCAGGCTGGATGAGAATTCCATCAGCCGCTCGAACGCCGCCTGTTGCCGCCCCGCGTACGGTCCGGCGAGCGGCGCGACGGTCATCAGTCCGTCGAGCCGCAGTCCTGGTGCTTCGGCCACCGCGGTGGCCAACTCCCCGATGCCGTCCGGTGCGACGCCACCCCGCTCACCGCGCTCGCCCGACTCGGCGTCGAGCGCGACCTGGATCAGACAGCCGAGCTCACGCTCCGCCCGGATCGCGGCGGCGGACAGGAGGGAAACGAGCTTGAGACGGTCAACGGACTGCACCACATCGGCATAACCCGCCACAGAACGGACCTTGTTGGTCTGCAACTGTCCGACGAAGTGCCATGTGAGGTCCAGATCCGAGCAGGCGGCGGCCTTGGGGGCCGCGTCCTGGTCACGGTTCTCGGCGACATTCCGCACGCCGAGTTCGTGGAGCAGCCGTACATCGCTCGCGGGGTAGGTCTTGGTGACCACGATGAGGGTCACCTCCTCCCGCTTGCGGCCCGCGGCCGCGCAGGCTGCGGAGATACGTTCCTCCACGGTCGCCAGACCGCCCGCGAGTTCTTTCTTCCGGTCCGTCATTCCCGCCCGTCCAACCAGACATATCCCGCGAGCCGCCCGGTGGTGCGGTCTCGGCGGTACGAGTAGTGGTCCCGCGACTCCAGTGTGCAGACCGGCGAGGCCTGCCGGTCCCGTACACCGAGCGCTTCGAGCTGGGCGTGGACTCCGGCGGTGACATCGACGGCCGGGGTTCCCCAGCCGGTCTCGGACCAGGCCGCCGGTTCGACCGCGGCCACATCGGCCCGCATCCGCTCGGGAACCTCGTAGCAGCGTCCGCAGACTGCGGGTCCGGTACGGGCGATGATCCGGGACGGCTCCGCGCCCAGCGACGTCATCGCCCCGACGGCGGCGGGCACGATCCCCGCGACCATCCCGGGCCGGCCCGCGTGCGCGGCGGCCACGACGCCCGCGACCGGATCGGCCAGCAGTACGGGGGTGCAGTCCGCGGTCAGTACGGCGAGGGCGAGCCCGCGCCGTGCGGTGACCAGACCGTCCACCTGAGGAATCGGACCCTCGCCCCACGGCCCGTCCACTTCGGCGA
The Streptomyces lunaelactis genome window above contains:
- the ileS gene encoding isoleucine--tRNA ligase → MTPPQYRPVPAQVDLSALEHAVLDFWRESKIFAKSLEQSEGRPEWVFYEGPPTANGMPGAHHIEARVFKDVFPRFRTMRGYHVARKAGWDCHGLPVELAVEKELGFAGKKDIEAYGIAEFNAKCRESVTQHTDAFAELTTRMGYWTDLDDAYRTMDPSYIESVWWSLKEIFNKGLLVQDHRVAPWCPRCGTGLSDHELAQGYETVVDPSVFVRFPLTSGPLAGEAALLVWTTTPWTLVSNTAVAAHPDVTYVVATNGEEKLVVAEPLLEKALGEGWETTGRSFTGAEMERWTYDRPFALVEFPSEAHYIVNAEYVTTEDGTGLVHQSPAFGEEDLKVCRAYGLPVVNPVRPDGTFEEDVPLVGGVFFKKADETLVDDLQARGLLFRHVPYEHSYPHCWRCHTALLYYAQPSWYIRTTAIKDRLLEENENTNWFPDSVKQGRYGDWLNNNIDWALSRNRYWGTPLPIWRCEENHLTCVGSRTELTELTGTDQSALDPHRPFIDDVTFPCPTCQGTATRVPEVIDAWYDSGSMPFAQWGYPYKNKELFEKRYPAQFISEAIDQTRGWFYTLMAVGTLVFDKSSYENVVCLGHILAEDGRKMSKHLGNSLEPIPLMDQHGADAVRWFMAAGGSPWAARRVGHGTIQEVVRKTLLTYWNTVAFQALYARTSNWAPSAADPAPAERTVLDRWLLSELGALVDQVTSALESYDTQRAGKLLSSFVDDLSNWYVRRSRRRFWQGDKAALRTLHDVVETVTRLMAPLTPFITERVWQDLIVPVTPDAPESVHLSTWPAADLDAIDPTLSSQMALVRRLVELGRATRAESGVKTRQPLSRALVAATGFESLPPALHAQITEELNVSSLASLSEVGGSLVDTTAKANFRALGKRFGKGVQAVAKAVAEADAAALSLALRGGNASVSVDGETVSLSPDEVIITETPREGWSVASDSGATVALDLEITPELRLAGLARDAIRLIQEARKNSGLDVADRIAVRWSSSDPSTAEALSAHAELIADEVLATSFTPDEPDAGFGPLFTDEGLSLTFRLRKV
- a CDS encoding DivIVA domain-containing protein, which produces MPLTPEDVRNKQFTTVRLREGYDEDEVDAFLDEVESELTRLLRENEDLRAKLAAATRAAAQNQQQQGMRKPPEQQDGRGPGAPVPAAISGPPVQQQPPQMGPPQLPGGAPQLPAGPSHGGPQGPHGHGPMQGGPMGGPMGGPMGGHGPQMPQQGPGGDSAARVLSLAQQTADQAIAEARSEANKIVGEARSRAEGLERDARAKADALERDAQEKHRVAMGSLESARATLERKVEDLRGFEREYRTRLKSYLESQLRQLETQADDSLAPPRGPVAASLPPSPSMAPAGAGAMGHTMGGNPSMGQSMGQPMGGNPSMGGAPSYGGQQQMSPAMTQPMAPVRPQAPQPMQQAPSPMRGFLIDEDDN
- a CDS encoding YggT family protein — encoded protein: MGVALQVVYIALMCFLIVLIFRLVMDYVFQFARSWQPGKAMVVVLEATYTVTDPPLKLLRRFIPPLRLGGVALDLSFFVLMIIVYILISIVNNFASSV
- a CDS encoding cell division protein SepF, with translation MAGAMRKMAVYLGLVEDDGYDGRGFDPDDDFEPEPEPERDHRRHQPPHQVEREEPMRVVQPPAQREPVPLLAESGRPARIAPVASITPERPSLEKNAPVIMPKVVSEREPYRITTLHPRTYNEARTIGEHFREGTPVIMNLTEMDDTDAKRLVDFAAGLVFGLHGSIERVTQKVFLLSPANVDVTAEDKARIAEGGFFNQS
- a CDS encoding YggS family pyridoxal phosphate-dependent enzyme, translated to MTDRKKELAGGLATVEERISAACAAAGRKREEVTLIVVTKTYPASDVRLLHELGVRNVAENRDQDAAPKAAACSDLDLTWHFVGQLQTNKVRSVAGYADVVQSVDRLKLVSLLSAAAIRAERELGCLIQVALDAESGERGERGGVAPDGIGELATAVAEAPGLRLDGLMTVAPLAGPYAGRQQAAFERLMEFSSSLRAGHPAANMVSAGMSADLEQAVAAGATHVRVGTAVLGDRPRLG
- the pgeF gene encoding peptidoglycan editing factor PgeF, producing MTVRHDAIHVSGAHFAFTDRWGGVSAVPYDELNLGGAVGDDPAAVLTNRTIAAKSLDLDPDRVVWMNQVHGTDVAEVDGPWGEGPIPQVDGLVTARRGLALAVLTADCTPVLLADPVAGVVAAAHAGRPGMVAGIVPAAVGAMTSLGAEPSRIIARTGPAVCGRCYEVPERMRADVAAVEPAAWSETGWGTPAVDVTAGVHAQLEALGVRDRQASPVCTLESRDHYSYRRDRTTGRLAGYVWLDGRE